ACCTGAGAAGGcgttaaaatagaaaataagcAAAGGAAGACAACCCCCAAGTACAGCTGACACACAACAATAAATGtttagaaaatggaaaaaaacacacacacctttctGTGGGCCCTCCTCGAACAGAACACAAGTTCCCACAGTGTCTTTAAAGGGTGAAAGACAATACAATATTTAATATTCTGTTCAAGAGAAGAACTTATCAAGGCGTGCTTATGGTGTTAAAATAGCAAGCACCACTATGACTAATAATACCACTGTTACAACACTTTTTAACACATCAGTAGGGCAAAAGTATTGAGATAAATGTATAAATCCAAAGCGTTGTTAATGCTGTTACAATTTGGtaatcagaattttaaatgtttagttGTGTCGTGGGTTATTGTTGACACTCCAAATGCAAATTACTGGCGGCAATTGCACAGTCCCAGATGAGGGAATGTGTCCGAGAGTTAAATGCAATGTTTGCATCCTAAGAAGAGAAAGAAGTAAAAAGCATTTATTGGCTGTGCACTTTTCCTTTAATTCTTACCTTCATATTCCCCTGCAAACACATACTGTCCAACCTGCATCATAGGCTTCTCACTGTCAATATCCTGAAACACATTAACAGAAATGATCACAAAGTGAAgcggaaaaaaacaaacaaatgcgGCAAAATAGCAATTTCTCTTCTTTAATCTCCTAAGATCCTAGCTTTTGTTTGcaatatatttttagtttttcacaattatttgGGACAAGTAGGATCAAATAAGTGAGAAACATCAGCCTTTCTTTGAACAGGAACTGCTGGaatttttcctttcaaaattcCACAtcaatttcaaagaaattacatacattttgtgtaaaaatttaaaaaatctgtgtttttaagaattaaaaaaaaattgctcaaAATTTCTTCAATTAGTTCCCGAATGTTTTAGTTGAATTTGAATTCTAATTATAAAGTctaaacattccaataaaaagAATTCCCCGAAAAAACCCATGTAAATTTCTtagcaaattcccccaaatttacaaatacattccccaaaattccctgaaaatgatggaaacatccaaacaaattcttaCCATTGACACTTACCATCACCAAATTTCCAACCCtagatttacaaataaatgtcacaaatatccataaaaatgccaaaaacatttaaggCAAAGTTCACCAAAACTTCCAATGATGCTCAAACATATACCCAAAATTCCCATTAAAATACTCTagaaaattcaaacaaatttcCTAAAATATATAAACACAAAATTCTCCCCAAATCAAaagcaaattacttaaaatttaactgactttttggacatttatttcacaagtggttaaagcaaaaatgattACTTAATTttgctaagaaaaaaaaaagttttgcgTTTGATAAATtacttctttgttgtaacaatgctttgtGGCAATGAATCTCATACTGTtgtaaagtctgtttatttccctttaaatggtgccacatttgtaaggaacttGTATTTGtgtgatgagcagcagagctgagtatgtgggttgcgcccatgaaaatttgcaaaatattctctgccaatgccaaacagcttgttctgccTTTGACTAtagtttggtgttttttgatggatttgatgattaaagtctgaagaagcaagacatattggcaatttaacaatttattcattgaacaaacaggagcctcagtagtgtggaagaaccataaacagcctggtcacacactgccgtgggatggcatcccatccCATCatgcacctgattgtcagcacctggggtaccagacactaaaaaaaaaatgtcaatagcaacagcaaaataggCTGTTTGGCACTGATAGAGAACATCTGGCAAACCCACCCAgttactcagctctgctgctcatcccacaaatgtccttatttttgtgttgtttatatAGTAGAAAAGCCTAATAGTTATGTCGTTATATGTACGCgaagggtcttaggaggttaaacaTAAAGAATCAATCTTTACACTCACCAGTATTTTGCACGTGCCACGACATTTGGTCAGAAAGTCATTGTTGATTATACCAGAGAGCTCCACCACGACAAGCTGCTCCTGAACAGACCACAACAAGAGAAGGGTTATTCAATGTAAAGAGATATACACAATATCTATAGGTTTGTGTAAGAACGAGGCGGTATTTACATTATAATGGAGATATGGGTAAACAATGTTATGGTAAGTAAATAATGGAATACTTCAGAGTTCACGTAATACGTTCACGTACAGGAACCGTTTAAGAAACGTAAGAATTCAGACCAAATTCTGCTGCAGTGTGCATGTTAACATAGCAATTCAGACTAAGGCTAGAAACGTCTTTATGTATATCATGTTCCCTGAGGTAAAGCATGCTTAGCAGACGCTAACGTTAGCACCGCTGTGTTGTACTAGTAACGTTACGCTGGTTAGATTTTGTACCTCCTCCTCCCATTCATCGTCCATACTGAAAGTCCTGGAGTTAAAGGGGATGCCAGCAATTAAAATTCATGTGTTCGTGTTGTTTTGGCATTTGAGTCTCATAGCATCTTTGGCTTAACAATGCTCTGACAACTTCCGCGAATGTACGGTGCCCGAGAAGCCTCCCGTTTCATGTTCACTGCAACCCTTTGAATTACCGGAACTGACCATCCAGGGGCGCTGCCGCTCAGTTTACGGGCATGTTTTGAAGCAAACCATTCAAATGTGAATTGGAAGcaacataaatataaatgctCTCTTCATCTATCTGACTGTCTCTGTGTTCAATCCACTTATAGTCAATGATGATTGGACCTAAATATTGGCTACCTGTAGACACTCATCTACATCTAACATTAATGGTGTTAATGTTCTCCTGCAGCAGGCCACAGCTGAAGTGGTGGTATAAGATGAGATGAAATGAGACGATGCCCTTTTATTGATCCCAGAGGGGAAATAAATCTGTCAAAGGCAGAGgtaacaaaaaccaaaaaaagaataaacatCAAACATATCCACAACCAAAAAGGAAACAGTCACGAACAAGAGGCGCCAGATGATAAACAGAACAGAAAGCATCATTAATGAAAGagtatgaaagaaaaaaagtcttcagTATTTTGGTGAACCATGTAGCCATAAGTGAAAGTGaagtgttttactttttttttttgttttgattttccatTTAATTTTATACTTGGCATGGGGGTCAAAGTGTGCCTGAAAAAGCCCATTGCCATTTCTGACACACTGCAAAACCGAATATACACCACAAAGTCTGTCAGTACAAAATAACTATATACCCTTCAGATAGtaagtaaaatgtaaaataataaaaggttGAAAGTTGTTTACATATATTTGTGAGCTAAGGATGTTATCATTACAAAAGaggttttatgagatttttaggTGGGGGCaaattttcagggttttttaaattttttttatcatttttttacatcCATAATTTTGATATAAGGCAAATTTCTATTTTCTGTTCAAATGGTTTTTATATTGCTGTATCTGGGGGAAAAGGTTTACATACATGTTATTTAAGTTAAAAGTTTCTTAGGTGAGTGTTGAAATGTCTCAAACAGATTTCTTATGAGCTACATTGATCTTTTCGGCCTTACGTGACTAGATGTCATGCAAATCACTTTCTAAAGGTACTATACATATGctaattagttttttttaatagaacaaCTATAAATGATCACAGCGTTATGTGTGTTCAATATTCTACAGCAATGATTGCATTTTGATTGGTAAAGGAATGTCTTTTCCTGTTCTTCTTTTGCTAACCTCTACACAGGGGTCAGAGATCAGGGGCAGCTGAGGGGCAGCATCCCTTGATTTGGTTTAGCTCCATCATCTGGCCCAGGACATCAGTAGTGATGAATGTTCTTCCAATAGAGTCCCTTCATTCTTCATTCTTCAATTTTAGAGATGCACAACATTATAGGCACAACATTGGTTTCTGCagacatgaacatttctgctgatatttagagccaatattttggctgtatGTATTGGCATACATGCTAAGTATAATTTGAAAGTATAAGCTCCATAAAAAAGAGCACtccagggttttttttagttCTCTACAGGGCTCACTGTCAGCACACTGTTACAGTGCTGTTTGTAGCTCTCAAAAAGGCAGACTAAGCCTtacttttctgttaaaaaacCATTGAGCTCATGATGCAAATGTACTCCAAAGGTattgtttgaaatttttttcaacattaaatgtctgtatttgaaaaataatggATATATCAATTATTGTCAAACCtattctgttgttttgttttatttctgtttaaaaagcaATTAGACTGGCACAATAAGAAGAACAGCTCAGTTCTAGGACTGGACTAGTTTAGTCTGTCCTCTGTTTCTTTTGGTTTATATTCTCAGAATTTCTTCTGTAATTGACtcgacatcattgtaaatgatgGTGCCCCTCGATGATATCTCGGGTATAAATAAAGGCTGATTGATCGTAAAGGACACTCTTAGTGATCTTTACTGTGAAAATAAAGTGACAATATGTCGATATCAAGATTGGTATTGGCTAAATTGTATTAGGAAATATCAGCAAATTGGCTATCATTAAATATCCAATATCATGCACGCCTTGTTAACTAGTCAACATCAAGACAACaacaatgaaaagaaaatagaCATAATGAGTCAAATcaattaaaatgtgcaaatctGCAAGGTAAACTTGTAAGTAAATCTATAGTATGTCTTATAATTTTTCAGTATTTAGCTCAGCAAACATTTTGTGTGAAAAGGAGCCATGATCCCTTCTATACAAAGCAAACAGTGTGAGTAACTGATGAAAACATTGCCATGGTGTATTGATTAAATTGTAGGAtgaaaagagaaatgtgcagctTATATTATTGCAGAACTGTCCTCAGATTTGATAAGGGTAGTCTTTGGACGAAAGGATTTAAAACAACTTTGGCTCCTCTTCATTACAAAACTGGGTTCCTTATAAATTTGAGAACAGcagttatgtaaaataagtaatgcaaaacatttttctgttttaaagaagtGTTGAAAAACACATCTTGAAACAGcttataaaatgttttgccTCAAAAgcaaaattttttttgttttctaagtTTATCAttgggaaaacaaaaaatgtattttacccTAATTTTTTGATCTATAAGTATTAGT
The sequence above is a segment of the Cheilinus undulatus linkage group 9, ASM1832078v1, whole genome shotgun sequence genome. Coding sequences within it:
- the gtf3c6 gene encoding general transcription factor 3C polypeptide 6 isoform X2, producing the protein MDDEWEEEEQLVVVELSGIINNDFLTKCRGTCKILDIDSEKPMMQVGQYVFAGEYEDTVGTCVLFEEGPQKGKADSAPELKYTCHTTKKLMMQRIFLTEKREGETSSGSADCCDKWLVIYQARV
- the gtf3c6 gene encoding general transcription factor 3C polypeptide 6 isoform X1, which translates into the protein MDDEWEEEEQLVVVELSGIINNDFLTKCRGTCKILDIDSEKPMMQVGQYVFAGEYEDTVGTCVLFEEGPQKGKADSAPELKYTCHTTKKLMMQRIFLTEKREGETSSGSADCCDKVDTTCQTNASLHEGAD